A part of Sus scrofa isolate TJ Tabasco breed Duroc chromosome 15, Sscrofa11.1, whole genome shotgun sequence genomic DNA contains:
- the MTERF4 gene encoding transcription termination factor 4, mitochondrial isoform X1 — translation MAALGRQVFQWHRLTPVTGTVVAGHTPQLGEQKRMVAFLLRKLTTVSDGGGLEEPSFVEPGKRVQEPEHRTGLTRCLLEKQRTAVEPETVVRSLRDLGFSDVHAHELLRLQPGTRPQQLLDIISELMLLGLNPEPVCVALKRSPQLLDLPVMQMKKRSSYLRKLGLGEGRLKRVLQCCPEIFTMRQRDLESIVGVLRERCLFTVKQVTEVLHRCPHVLREDPAELEYKFQYAYFRMGLRPADVVRTDFLQYPMAKIKQRHVFLERLGRYQTPDKKGQTQVPNPLLKGILRVSEAEFLARTACASAEEFEVFKKLLAREEEETEERGAADDSRAGEEGEEDEAGEEGGRRGSGSRDGRTGGQEPRETEAEFHFLTAFGNCILDLLGLFFILELVFEE, via the exons ATGGCGGCGCTCGGTCGGCAG GTCTTTCAGTGGCACCGGCTCACGCCTGTCACGGGGACCGTCGTTGCTGGACACACTCCTCAGCTTGGAGAGCAGAAGAGGATGGTGGCTTTTTTGCTGCGTAAACTGACCACGGTCTCTGATGGAGGCGGCCTCGAGGAGCCATCCTTTGTCGAACCCGGAAAGCGTGTGCAGGAACCAGAGCACAGGACGGGTCTGACTCGGTGCCTCCTTGAGAAGCAGAGGACTGCCGTGGAGCCGGAGACGGTGGTCCGTTCCCTCCGGGACCTGGGTTTCAGTGATGTCCACGCTCATGAGTTGCTGCGTCTGCAGCCAGGTACCCGCCCTCAGCAGTTGCTGGACATCATTTCAGAATTAATGCTCTTGGGTCTGAATCCAGAACCTGTGTGTGTGGCCTTGAAGAGAAGCCCTCAACTGTTGGACCTGCCTGTGATGCAGATGAAGAAGCGCTCCAGTTACCTGCGGAAGCTTGGGCTCGGAGAGG GGAGACTGAAGAGGGTCCTTCAGTGCTGCCCTGAAATTTTCACCATGCGTCAGCGGGACCTGGAGAGCATCGTCGGGGTTCTCAGGGAGAGGTGCCTTTTCACGGTAAAGCAAGTAACGGAGGTTTTGCACAGATGCCCCCATGTGCTCCGGGAGGACCCTGCTGAGCTGGAATACAAATTCCAG TATGCGTATTTCAGGATGGGGCTCAGGCCCGCGGACGTGGTGAGGACTGACTTCCTGCAGTACCCCATGGCCAAGATCAAGCAGAGGCACGTGTTCCTGGAGCGCCTGGGCCGCTACCAAACCCCCGACAAGAAGGGGCAGACGCAGGTCCCCAACCCTTTGCTCAAGGGCATCCTCAGAGTTTCAGAAGCTGAGTTTCTGGCCAGGACAGCCTGTGCTTCTGCGGAGGAGTTTGAGGTCTTTAAGAAGCTCTTGGCTCGGGAGGAAGAGGAGACCGAGGAGCGCGGGGCTGCTGACGACAGtcgggcgggggaggagggggaggaggacgaggcgggggaggagggggggaggaggggcagcggGAGCCGTGACGGGAGGACGGGGGGCCAGGAGCCCAGAGAGACGGAAGCGGAGTTTCATTTTCTCACGGCTTTTGGGAACTGCATTTTGGATCTGCTCgggttattttttattctagaaCTGGTCTTTGAGGAGTGA
- the MTERF4 gene encoding transcription termination factor 4, mitochondrial isoform X2 produces the protein MVAFLLRKLTTVSDGGGLEEPSFVEPGKRVQEPEHRTGLTRCLLEKQRTAVEPETVVRSLRDLGFSDVHAHELLRLQPGTRPQQLLDIISELMLLGLNPEPVCVALKRSPQLLDLPVMQMKKRSSYLRKLGLGEGRLKRVLQCCPEIFTMRQRDLESIVGVLRERCLFTVKQVTEVLHRCPHVLREDPAELEYKFQYAYFRMGLRPADVVRTDFLQYPMAKIKQRHVFLERLGRYQTPDKKGQTQVPNPLLKGILRVSEAEFLARTACASAEEFEVFKKLLAREEEETEERGAADDSRAGEEGEEDEAGEEGGRRGSGSRDGRTGGQEPRETEAEFHFLTAFGNCILDLLGLFFILELVFEE, from the exons ATGGTGGCTTTTTTGCTGCGTAAACTGACCACGGTCTCTGATGGAGGCGGCCTCGAGGAGCCATCCTTTGTCGAACCCGGAAAGCGTGTGCAGGAACCAGAGCACAGGACGGGTCTGACTCGGTGCCTCCTTGAGAAGCAGAGGACTGCCGTGGAGCCGGAGACGGTGGTCCGTTCCCTCCGGGACCTGGGTTTCAGTGATGTCCACGCTCATGAGTTGCTGCGTCTGCAGCCAGGTACCCGCCCTCAGCAGTTGCTGGACATCATTTCAGAATTAATGCTCTTGGGTCTGAATCCAGAACCTGTGTGTGTGGCCTTGAAGAGAAGCCCTCAACTGTTGGACCTGCCTGTGATGCAGATGAAGAAGCGCTCCAGTTACCTGCGGAAGCTTGGGCTCGGAGAGG GGAGACTGAAGAGGGTCCTTCAGTGCTGCCCTGAAATTTTCACCATGCGTCAGCGGGACCTGGAGAGCATCGTCGGGGTTCTCAGGGAGAGGTGCCTTTTCACGGTAAAGCAAGTAACGGAGGTTTTGCACAGATGCCCCCATGTGCTCCGGGAGGACCCTGCTGAGCTGGAATACAAATTCCAG TATGCGTATTTCAGGATGGGGCTCAGGCCCGCGGACGTGGTGAGGACTGACTTCCTGCAGTACCCCATGGCCAAGATCAAGCAGAGGCACGTGTTCCTGGAGCGCCTGGGCCGCTACCAAACCCCCGACAAGAAGGGGCAGACGCAGGTCCCCAACCCTTTGCTCAAGGGCATCCTCAGAGTTTCAGAAGCTGAGTTTCTGGCCAGGACAGCCTGTGCTTCTGCGGAGGAGTTTGAGGTCTTTAAGAAGCTCTTGGCTCGGGAGGAAGAGGAGACCGAGGAGCGCGGGGCTGCTGACGACAGtcgggcgggggaggagggggaggaggacgaggcgggggaggagggggggaggaggggcagcggGAGCCGTGACGGGAGGACGGGGGGCCAGGAGCCCAGAGAGACGGAAGCGGAGTTTCATTTTCTCACGGCTTTTGGGAACTGCATTTTGGATCTGCTCgggttattttttattctagaaCTGGTCTTTGAGGAGTGA